In Fragaria vesca subsp. vesca linkage group LG1, FraVesHawaii_1.0, whole genome shotgun sequence, the sequence CTTAATAAAGGCCTGGCATGGAGGGGCAAATCCGTCAAGTCGATCCTCACCACACCCTCGTCGAAAGTTCTTAGAACTTTGGTGACAAACTGACGGGAAGTTGTTGGGTGCACATTCTTTAAGAGTAGTAGTTGATAATGTAGAGGTTAATTATTATTATAAGTGCGAATTTCAAATAACATTACTTTTTTGTCTCTGCCTGCTTTGGATGAGTGAGGTGAAAACAAAATATAAGGAATCGCCGCTCAAGTATCTATGATAAATTGATAATGCATAGGACAATCCTGGTAGGTTCCTGTCATTGCTTTTTTACTACGGTATCAACGCGTAGGACAATCCTGGTAGGATGCTTTTTCTCGAAACATCCTTTTTTACTTTTACTATGCATCTTTCACTACACCTTCGGTGAGGACAAAGAACTTGTATTATGTTTCCCAACTCTACACAAGACTGGCACTTGGAAAAGTAGAAACCTGGTCGTCGCTAAAGGTTAGATTTGTGCCCTTGACTGAGCTACATATACAAGTCCATCTTTTACCACACCTTCAATGTCCTGAGGACAACCATCAAGACCTTCTAATATCTTTCCCGCCTCTGCAATTCTTGAGAAGTGTGAGACTTGGAACCCCCTATCAATGATCATCCGATCGCTTGAGTAATCCAATACAACTTTCTCCTCTTTATCCATGATTACACTGTGACATTATGACAATCATTATATGGCTCCCCTTGGGAAAGAAGGCAAGACAACAGAATACTTTGAACACATTCTGCCATTTCCGACAAATTGAGCATCTTTCATGATAGGCTAAATTCTTAGCCAAATTTAACCTATAAAATAAGAATATTTTGTGAAATCTTTTTTTAACTTACCAGAGTCCTCCACCGTAAGCTAAATCCTTAGCTAAATTTATAGCCTTTTGCCTTTAAAAAACACTCCCACCATAAGCTAAATTCAAAGGTAAAGCCATTTATTTTTCTTTTCTTATATATTTGTTTAGAGAAGAAATTTTAAATACACACCCCTAATATCTTAATACACACCCCTTACTTAATACACCACCTATCAAGTTTTTCATTTCAGTATTATTCTTAATACACATCCCAAACTACCTAAAATGCCCTTAATTTATGAAATATTCTATTATTTAATATAATTAATTTATATTTACCATTTTGTACCTCTTTTTACATATTATTTCGTCTAATTTTTGATAGAAATTTTTTGTTATCATCATTCAATTTATAATCAAATTATTATTGTTATATCCCAACTCCAAATCACCAATACAAGTTTTCAAAATTCACAAGCTAGTAGAACTGCTAGTTATTCGATAAAACATGTCATGATAAAAATGCAGCACTTAACAATATGATATGTAAGATCAAACTAAAGCTGATACATATACAAAAAAAAAAAAAAAAACAACTCAAATGAATTGTGGAGAAGAGTTGGGGTTAGGGGAGAAGACATGTTTTCGACGATTTTAGGTAGAAGACGTTGAAAAGAATCTTCTAGAGCTTTATTTTTTTTTTTTAATAATAGATGTATATTTTGGTCATTTAACTTACCTATAAAATCTCAATAGAAACATAAAATAATAAAGGTGTGTATTAAGATATTAAGGGTGTGTATTTAAAATTTCTTATTTGTTTAAATCAATAATTACTCATAAAAAAAAGATTATATAAATATATTCGATATAGAGCTCATATGAAAGATCTCGTCGAGATCTTCGCGATGGTTGTGAATAACCAATTTTTAATTTTGATGATAGTGTAAATTAAAAGGAGAAATGTAAAGTTGAATAAAATAACATTTAATTTTAGCTTACAAACTTCATAAGCCAAATTTGGCTTACCAAATAGCTCAAGCCAAATTTTTTATCTTGAAAAATATAATTTAGTTTACAGTGGAAGTAAATATAGGCTAAATTTGGCTTTTTAGCCTATGACAGGAGATGGTCAAGAATGCACAAACTGAAATGGTCAAATTGCCTCTTTGCACCTATACCAAGTGATTGTAGAGGGTCGACTGTCGAGGCCAAACAAAATAAATCTAAGTGAAGTTAACCAATGACTGACTGGTTATCATCGACCTTCCTACCCCACCCACCGCCCTGATTTCAATACATACTGGATAATTTGAACTTTTAACAACAGGATCAGGCCAATTAATTTTGAGATATCCTAGGTTTTCCTACTCTTACAGATCCTCCATATGTATGTAAAAAATACGTAACTTTCTGAAGCTGACTCTTCCAGTCGAGCAGTGTAAAGATGAAAGTTTTTGTTCTTTATTCATATTGTAGAATTCAAGATTAGGACAAACCTGTCATAAAGCCCAGCACCTGCATATCCTTCCAGATCCTCAGCATTTGAGTCTGATCTGAATATGATAGACTACTTGCTATAGAGAACTATTGGCTTGCTCGGATAACAACTAACCTAAGAGCCATAGTCATTCTTGAGATGTTGATTCGTGAATGAAGAAAATACAGTCATCTGATATATTAAAAGTTTCCCTTACAATTGGAGAGTTTAGATTGGCTTTTTGGGTTATGAAGCTCATGGCTCGTCCAGGATATGCACCCACCAACGTCTCTCCCAAGCCCTTAACTATCTGTATATGCATGAAGGAAGAATGATGATTACATTTGATGGCATGGAGGGGAAGAGATTTCAAACTCAGAGACAAGTCATACCTCTGTGTAAATTTCTGCAGTGTTCCCTGATAAGAGATTCTTTGTGTGAATAACAAAGGCATAATTGGCACAGATGACTTCTTGAATCAATACAGCCATGCATATATTCTCATGATCTAGTTTAGCTCTCTTACAACTAATAAAAGCTCTTTCATTCCACTTTGAAGCCCAAACCTGTTGAATAGGGATAACAATAGATGTCATGAGAGCATCATATGATGGATCTTACGTCACCAGAGTCTTGTATCCTGGCACAAATTTCTGCCCAATAATATTCCCTCTCTTAAGTATTTCCACTATTTTGTTACACTGCTGTTCCATCTGATACTTTATCAATAATCTGTTTCACTTGAGTAGAAAGTCTTATTTGGACATTCATTTTCAAATCTTTCATCCATTTCAAAATTGAAGATCATGATACAAAATGTGGTGGTGGAAAAGAAATATTTAGTCCATTAGAAAGATAGTTTCTTACAGTAATACTGTTATGCCAACAAAATTCCCAAAAGGAAGAGATAGAGACCAACATACAATCAAAATCGCTCCTAGATTTTTTGGTTGTACGTATTCTGAAGTTGCGATTTTAGGAGACTAAAGCAAGTTAACCTGATGGACCAGCAGGAAGAAGGTGATTGACTTTGTACCTTCTTTATGGCACGCCAAGCTTGATTCCACCTCTCGTCGCCTTCGACGCCATGCCAAGGTATTCTTGAACTTTTTATTATGCTCTTAAGTTGATGGGTCTACCAAAAGATTCAAATAAGCAGTATGAATAATGCAGGTTACCTGTAAAAATAACAGAATCAATACTAAACTTAAAGATGGCTTCAGGACCAAGGAAAAAGGAGCATTCAATTGTAGAATAGATTCTTGTATTGCTTGAGTTTAGAAAGGTCTCCACTCTTCACACATTTGTAAAATGAAGAAATCTTATATGTTATATCCTGCAAAAGGAAATTAAATGTTCAAGAAATCTTAAATGCTATGTATAATCAACAAACATGACCCATATGCATAAGAAGACACCAATATAAAACCAATAAGGAACAAGCCAAAAAAAAATGAGACAAGACTGCACAAATGCAAATACGCAGAAAAATGTATCTATGGACGAAAAAAATAAAAACTCCTGACAAAGGCATTGATATGAACTTTAGGGCATTCCTTTTTGGTGACAAAAGCATAGATACACAAAAAAGTTCTCTTAGAAATAATAGCCAGTCTGATAGAGCTTTCTAGATTCAGAGACGGACCTGGAGAGAGCATTATATATGAGTTGAGCATACTCAAAGGCTGATCAAAATCAGAAGCAGCTTTCTCAGAAACTCAGGGGACTGAGTAGGAAGCATATAGTATGATTTTGGTACATTAAAATTGAAATTCGGTCAAATGATGGTAGAATTTGTATCGTATTTGATATAAATTTTGTAATCAACATTCAGTGTATACCAAAATAAAAATGGTCAGAAACACCAATCAGTAGGTTTCTTTTGGAAACAATACCTTATTAACATCTTCTAATAGGACCTTTTCAAAGGCTCCAAATGGTATGGCAACTGACATGGGAATTTTAATCCATGCTGGCACCCTTCCTCTCAAAAATTTAATGTTGCAAGATTTTGCTCCAACCTATGTGGCAAAAAGCATCAGATTACAGGAACAGATACATAATTTCAAGGATTCAGCCTTGAGAAGACATTACTTCAAACTTAAAAGTATCCAAGAAAAAAAAAAAATTAAGATGCATAAATCTCCAGGATTCCTTCCAATTATGATGCCTCTATATGGCAAAGCATACCTGCATCATTCTAGTCTAGCTCAATATGAAATGTTGATTGCCAGAAATTAAGGATTTGTACTTTTTCATATCAAATGCACACAATATAGTCTGTCATTTGGAAATACGTAATTAAAACTATGAAAGGCTATATACCTTGCTATTTCTTGCTCTTATAGAGACATGAGATAAAATATCCGGTGTATCAGGTGTCAGGACAGCAACTACTCCATCTGGAATCTCCTCTCCCCATTTACTCTAGTTGCAATTAGAATGGTTGGCTTTTTGTAAACTTTGTTCTGAATACTAATTAGCTCATTAGCAGAGGTTATAATACCCTGCACATCAACTGGGCTGATAACCTGCCAACTGCCGGACACAACCCCAACTCGAGTTAAATCCTAACATACAAATATGAAAATAATATTAAAAGTATCAAGTTATATGCTTTAAATGTATGTATAAATCGCATAGTGAAACTAATACCAAGAGAAAAACCAAGATCTCAAGACATCATCAAAAAGCGGATATTGGAAAGAATTTTCCATCTAATCGTACCAGCCTAAGTTAGCCATCTTTCTAATAATGGGGTCAAAACGTTTGATGAGAGTAGACAGAATAGTCTCCGATCCAGCCCTCATTAACTCCTCAGAAAAAGTATCAATCTGACATCAGGGAGAAGACATAAAAAGCAAGCTCACTCGTTGTCTAGTATAGATGCAAAAGTCAAGCAACAACATCATACCGCAAACTTCTGAACTCCCAGCAAATTACCAAGATATTTTGCACTGGGCTGGATCTTCTTCTTCTAGTACTGAGACATATCAGCAAGTACTAATTGTAAGCGATCAAGAATAGCCTTTGATTGTAATGCCCACTGACCATGATTGGGTTTATACAGTTCACTAATACAGTACCAGTCCTATAACATCAGCATGACACCATGAGTTCAGAAAGGGACTCCATTGAACATTAAAATTTCAAAAAGAAAAAAATATCTCACCTTAGAAGTCCCCTAAATGATATACGAGAAAAGGTCAGCATCATAACATTCATTCTCACAGAGACCTACCTTGGTGCAGTAAATGAGATCTTCATTGTTAACTGTTGACAGGCATAAACTTTCGAGAACCAAGGAATGAAGAACATAATCTCCTGTTTCAGAATCATAAAAGTGCCCAGTAAATTTATTGTTTGCACATTTGCATATTTGTATCTGTCAACATTAACTCTGATAGTTAAGTAGATACTTGAGCTAACAGCATATTTGATGCTTACCGGTGGGTTTGAAAAATGTAGATCTCTGAGTCCCCTTTCCATAGTTGTTTTGACAGCTGAAGCCAAAGCAAGATCGAGGAACAGTATATCTTTTAGTCTTCTGTGGGAGGTGTTGAGAAGAGGGTGAAGCTCAATATGAGATTCTAGTAACTTCTGAAACATGATTTTGAAAATCAAAATCATTCCTTAATAAAGGCAACTCAGACAAGAAGGGTTTGTAACACAGTACTACCTCCATGAGTGGTAAAATATCTCCGTCGCTGTGATGTGCTTTGACAAAGTTCAGGTACTCCTATTATGTAAAGCACAATAAGAGAGAGTTTTACCATTCACATAAGAAAACGAAAAGGTGTTACAAGAACAATTTCAACGTAAGTTTACTTCAATTACAAAATGGAAACTTTACCTGCAGTTTAGGGGAGAAATCACAAATATGGCTTCTGAAATCATGATTCTGGGGATCAAGAGAGAAAAGTGAATTAGTTATTACTTATGAGGAAAAACAGCACAAGAATAAACCTTTCATAGTAAACAACAGGGAAGTTCAACAGTCGGTGAAAACTTTTAATAGTTCACAAACATTACCCTATTTGAGGGAATCAAAACTTCGATAGCAGATTCAAGGTCAGCATCTGAATGAACAGCCTGCGGGAATGTCGATAAATCAAAAAACTTGAATAGTTAATCAATAAATCTTATAAAAGAAATGAAACTCTGTGTGGTGGATTCGAAGGACACAAAAGAAAGGTCTATAGGTTGCAATCCAACACAATTAAATGCTTTCAAATTCAATAATAAATTAGATTGTATGAAACGCTCTATATGTTGTCATTTTATCTATTTATTGTTCTGTATTTCATAATGAAGTAACATATTCATGGGTCACTGGTTCATACAAAGTGGAATTCATTCTAGAAGGTACCTGAAATTATGAGAAATCAACAAAAAGAAAAAGGTTCTCAGTCAAGAGATCATCTGGATAATTAAGATCAGCATATGGAAAAGATATCTTCCCGTAAGTTTGTGACATTAATGTCCAATAACATTGCAATCATGTCTTACAGAAAGTATTTTCCATGATATTCCACTCATAGATTTTATGCAATTTAGAAAATAATAATAAAAAAGTTCCTTAACTCAGTATTGTTGCACTATACTTTAATAGATCAGCATGCATACTATACTTTAATAGATCAGCATGCATACTATACTTTGATAGATCAGCATGCATACGATATGCACAGTTGGCCATTCAACTCCTATGCGAACCCCTATGGAAAACTGTCAACTGAAGCTCCCGTAGACAGCAAGTAAAATATGATTGCTTTCTGTACCTTTAATGTCTTCAAGTATGCCGTGAGGTCGTGGACGAGACCCTCCTTAGTATCAGCCCTGAAATGAGGCTCTGAGACAATGGGGCGGTCATAACTTGCAAGCTTCTCTTTGCTG encodes:
- the LOC101297193 gene encoding LOW QUALITY PROTEIN: alpha-glucan water dikinase 2-like (The sequence of the model RefSeq protein was modified relative to this genomic sequence to represent the inferred complete CDS: inserted 5 bases in 4 codons; deleted 1 base in 1 codon; substituted 5 bases at 5 genomic stop codons) — translated: MATSTSPHAPVHRFELVEGMQLQINISGSCKGRSARLEFQLSRCSRAWILHWGCVFRGNMNWFVPDSGSHSFKQGSLQTRFTKKDYEDALIEIQNQLSKGISLNDLCSSFPTSSTKRVADNREQPRSAYSFKXKHIVEQWLQKHIAGPAKNTVTSSALMNLVDKYMGGDDVVSQKSYHAGNYEVVVLSKMVRGEYHIMVATNIRGATVLHWGVSKISPGEWLVPPPEIRPKNSNVVPGACQTYFNEMSIGNGAFQVVDINFQQSNFIGIQFVIWSSGSSWIKDNGSNFYVAIIPMNSSGKVDGAGEEIDKWLPDEISRREKEAERSLMHRFNIATELTERCKSXLIGMLVWLRFMSCRHLTWNKNYNVKPREISEAQDRFTSLLQKIYINQPKEWDVVRLXDYXWHMLVAGVRGIGQKIRDEILVIQRNNDCKSGMMEEWHQKLHNNSSPDDVIVCEALLHYIKSDFRLDVYWKTLIANCLSKEKLASYDRPIVSEPHFRADTKEGLVHDLTAYLKTLKAVHSDADLESAIEVLIPSNRKLLESHIELHPLLNTSHRRLKDILFLDLALASAVKTTMERGLRDLHFSNPPEIMFFXSLVLESLCLSTVNNEDLIYCTKDWYCISELYKPNHGQWALQSKAILDRLQLVLADMSQYXKKKIQPSAKYLGNLLGVQKFAIDTFSEELMRAGSETILSTLIKRFDPIIRKMANLGCWQVISPVDVQGIITSANELISIQNKVYKKPTILIATRVNGXEEIPDGVVAVLTPDTPDILSHVSIRARNSKVGAKSCNIKFLRGRVPAWIKIPMSVAIPFGAFEKVLLEDVNKDITYKISSFYKCVKSGDLSKLKXIQESILQLNAPFSLTHQLKSIIKSSRIPWHGVEGDERWNQAWRAIKKVWASKWNERAFISCKRAKLDHENICMAVLIQEVICANYAFVIHTKNLLSGNTAEIYTEIVKGLGETLVGAYPGRAMSFITQKANLNSPIVSCYPSKPIVLYSKXSIIFRSDSNAEDLEGYAGAGLYDSVIMDKEEKVVLDYSSDRMIIDRGFQVSHFSRIAEAGKILEGLDGCPQDIEGVVKDGLVYVAQSRAQI